The Beijerinckiaceae bacterium RH AL1 genome has a segment encoding these proteins:
- a CDS encoding exported protein of unknown function (ID:RHAL1_00309;~source:Prodigal:2.6) codes for MRSRSSATIAAYRVARLAFVASGLAAGADSAALAALPSARPASFRADVSLLVVNHRPGHPAEAAPDPQGDLRARQVAAIESYLRHAYTIYLGLKACAELRTEQNDPSFLSTVGLDEARKALHAIDGAASSVGVDVGAQWAQAAPKAVVTAEALKREPHKVVAVCQRMGGIFRNDEANLQNLLAAVGSKQVLIPKDF; via the coding sequence ATGAGGAGCCGATCGTCCGCCACGATAGCTGCTTACCGCGTGGCACGCTTGGCCTTCGTGGCGTCGGGCCTCGCGGCGGGCGCCGACTCGGCGGCGCTTGCGGCGCTTCCTTCGGCTCGGCCGGCATCTTTTCGCGCCGATGTCTCACTCCTCGTGGTCAATCATCGACCCGGGCACCCGGCCGAAGCCGCGCCGGACCCACAAGGCGATCTACGTGCTCGGCAGGTCGCCGCGATCGAAAGCTACCTGCGTCACGCCTACACGATCTACCTCGGCCTGAAGGCGTGTGCGGAGCTACGGACCGAGCAGAACGATCCATCCTTCCTCTCGACCGTCGGTCTCGACGAGGCGCGTAAAGCCCTTCACGCCATCGACGGCGCGGCCTCGTCCGTCGGTGTCGACGTCGGCGCGCAGTGGGCGCAAGCCGCCCCGAAGGCCGTTGTGACCGCGGAAGCCCTCAAGCGGGAGCCGCACAAGGTGGTTGCGGTCTGCCAACGCATGGGCGGCATCTTTCGAAACGACGAGGCCAATCTCCAAAACCTGCTCGCTGCCGTCGGGTCGAAGCAGGTGCTGATCCCGAAAGATTTTTGA
- a CDS encoding RND transporter (ID:RHAL1_00308;~source:Prodigal:2.6), whose amino-acid sequence MNKTVAIVLALLIPASAAVAAEPYKGEVKKVDAAAGKVTLTHGAIKKFDMEDGMTMVYRVQDPSMLSGLKAGDRISFDTDKINGKFTITKMEKAK is encoded by the coding sequence ATGAACAAGACAGTCGCTATCGTCCTCGCGCTCCTGATACCCGCCTCGGCCGCCGTCGCGGCCGAGCCCTACAAGGGCGAGGTCAAAAAGGTCGACGCCGCCGCCGGAAAGGTCACGCTCACGCACGGCGCGATCAAGAAGTTCGACATGGAGGACGGCATGACGATGGTCTACCGCGTCCAGGATCCTTCGATGCTCAGCGGCCTCAAGGCCGGCGACCGGATCAGTTTCGACACCGACAAGATCAACGGCAAGTTCACGATCACCAAGATGGAGAAAGCAAAGTAG
- a CDS encoding Copper resistance protein (ID:RHAL1_00306;~source:Prodigal:2.6), whose amino-acid sequence MTPNIGFVAAVIALVAAAAGPASAHGDHEHGRETFAAGEPGDPARPAKAVAVTLMEKPDGTMVISPARLEVTLGEQVRFEVKNAGKVTHEFMLDSVAHNARHKLAMQKNPEMEHDDPNGKTLDPGASTQILWRFSRPGSFEFACLIPGHYEAGMHGIVTVRQ is encoded by the coding sequence ATGACACCGAACATCGGATTTGTGGCGGCCGTCATCGCCTTGGTCGCCGCTGCGGCGGGACCGGCGAGTGCGCACGGCGATCATGAACACGGCCGCGAGACTTTCGCGGCCGGCGAGCCGGGCGATCCCGCGCGACCCGCGAAGGCCGTCGCGGTGACGCTGATGGAGAAGCCGGACGGCACGATGGTCATCTCGCCGGCGCGCCTCGAGGTGACGCTCGGCGAACAGGTCCGCTTCGAGGTGAAGAACGCCGGCAAGGTGACGCACGAGTTCATGCTCGACAGCGTCGCCCACAACGCCCGGCACAAGCTCGCCATGCAGAAGAACCCGGAAATGGAGCACGACGACCCCAACGGGAAGACGCTCGACCCCGGCGCTTCGACGCAGATCCTGTGGCGCTTCTCGAGACCGGGCTCGTTCGAGTTCGCCTGCCTGATCCCAGGCCATTACGAGGCTGGCATGCACGGCATCGTGACGGTGCGCCAATGA
- a CDS encoding hypothetical protein (ID:RHAL1_00310;~conserved membrane protein of unknown function;~source:Prodigal:2.6), which translates to MTLLQHIEDAALMTAGMAWQTAWSLVLGFSVSALLQSTVSSADMQRVLGKDGPKEIAIATAAGAASSSCSYASAAIMRTLFKKGAALATSLAFLFASTNLVLELGLILLVLLGWQFMLGQWIGGIVLVVVMSAIVKATAPKALVEAARSHEESSHGHQHMTMQAEGDTWWARASNPKTRILVAQNFAMEWSMLWKDLAIGFVVGGTISAFVPAAFWKTIFLQGASPWLAIPVDALLGPIIAVVTFVCSVGNIPLAAILWASGAGFGGVLAFIYADLIVLPLLDTYRRYFGWRMAAYIGVVLFVTMVISGIVVETGFLALGLVPPAAHGVKEHITHFGIDYTFWLNLAFGSLAAWLFWLNHRNPMHHGGHDCC; encoded by the coding sequence ATGACATTGCTCCAGCATATCGAAGACGCCGCGTTGATGACGGCGGGCATGGCCTGGCAGACGGCCTGGAGCCTTGTGCTCGGCTTCTCGGTGTCGGCGCTTCTGCAGTCGACGGTGTCCTCGGCCGACATGCAGCGTGTGCTCGGCAAGGACGGCCCGAAGGAGATCGCGATTGCGACCGCCGCGGGCGCGGCTAGTTCCAGTTGCTCCTATGCGTCGGCGGCGATCATGCGGACGCTTTTCAAGAAGGGCGCTGCGCTCGCGACATCGCTCGCCTTCCTGTTCGCCTCGACCAACCTCGTCCTCGAACTCGGTCTGATCCTCCTCGTCCTGCTCGGCTGGCAGTTCATGCTCGGCCAATGGATCGGCGGCATCGTGCTCGTCGTCGTCATGAGCGCGATCGTCAAGGCAACGGCGCCGAAGGCGTTGGTCGAAGCTGCCCGCTCGCACGAGGAATCGAGCCACGGGCACCAGCACATGACGATGCAGGCGGAAGGCGACACCTGGTGGGCGCGCGCTTCCAATCCGAAGACCCGCATCCTCGTCGCGCAGAACTTCGCCATGGAATGGTCGATGCTCTGGAAGGACCTCGCGATCGGTTTCGTGGTCGGCGGCACGATCTCGGCGTTCGTGCCGGCGGCGTTTTGGAAGACGATCTTCCTGCAAGGCGCTTCGCCCTGGCTCGCCATCCCGGTCGACGCCCTTCTTGGACCGATCATCGCGGTCGTCACCTTTGTCTGCTCGGTCGGCAACATTCCGCTGGCCGCGATCCTGTGGGCGAGCGGAGCCGGCTTCGGCGGCGTCCTCGCCTTTATCTATGCCGATCTCATCGTCCTGCCGCTACTCGACACGTACCGGCGCTACTTCGGCTGGCGGATGGCGGCCTATATCGGGGTCGTGTTGTTCGTGACGATGGTGATCTCGGGCATCGTCGTCGAGACGGGGTTCCTGGCCCTTGGATTGGTGCCGCCCGCAGCGCACGGGGTGAAGGAGCACATCACCCACTTTGGCATCGACTACACGTTCTGGCTGAACCTTGCCTTCGGCAGCCTCGCGGCGTGGCTCTTTTGGCTCAACCACCGCAACCCGATGCACCACGGCGGCCACGATTGCTGCTGA
- a CDS encoding exported protein of unknown function (ID:RHAL1_00307;~source:Prodigal:2.6), which produces MSGPLLARALVVGGFAWLAATAPAAAQIHPMTSGSMWFYSPNHHSPFNQFAAPAQTKAPSVRPCAGHAAPVRPLKRPC; this is translated from the coding sequence ATGAGCGGCCCCCTCTTGGCGAGAGCCCTGGTCGTCGGTGGCTTCGCCTGGCTCGCCGCCACCGCTCCTGCGGCCGCCCAGATCCATCCAATGACGTCCGGATCGATGTGGTTCTATTCGCCGAACCACCACTCGCCGTTCAACCAGTTCGCGGCGCCAGCCCAGACCAAGGCGCCGTCCGTCCGCCCCTGCGCTGGACACGCGGCGCCCGTCCGCCCGCTCAAGCGACCCTGCTGA